In one Fusarium falciforme chromosome 5, complete sequence genomic region, the following are encoded:
- a CDS encoding T-SNARE coiled-coil-like proteiny domain-containing protein, with product MSFDLESGRGGGYTDDPAFKELQYNLKSKLQSLLNSNRKLANDVNVLGTKKDTPRLRERVHNSMEKTREMCREIGEGVKRLQTWDDLTKQQKYEQTKVSSDFQAALQEFQGLQRRALEKERASVTAARAAQEAEPGQAGAPSDTQLEQLQQQQQISQLAQQDEVDFQEALIIEREEEIRNIEQGVGDLNVLFRQVAQIVNEQGEQLGSIADNVENIRDDTRQADVENRQAARYQKAARNKSCCLLLILAVIMTIVILAIVLD from the exons ATGTCGTTTGATCTCGAGTCCGGCCGGGGCGGCGGCTACACCGACGACCCAGCCTTCAAGGAACTTCAATACAATCTCAAGAGCAAGTTGCAGTCGCTTCTCAACAGCAACAGAAAGCTCGCCAACGATGTCAACGTTCTGGGCACCAAGAAGGATACTCCGCGCCTGCGGGAGAGGGTTCACAACAGCATGGAGAAGACGAGGGAGATGTGCCGCGAGATTGGCGAGGGCGTCAAGCGACTTCAGACCTGGGATGACCTGACA AAGCAACAAAAGTACGAGCAGACAAAGGTCTCGAGCGATTTCCAGGCCGCCCTCCAAGAGTTCCAGGGCCTGCAGCGACGAGCCCTCGAGAAGGAGCGCGCATCCGTCACCGCCGCCCGCGCCGCGCAAGAGGCCGAGCCCGGCCAAGCCGGTGCGCCGTCCGATACCCAGCTGGAGCAGctacagcaacagcagcagatTTCGCAACTTGCGCAGCAGGACGAGGTCGACTTCCAGGAGGCCCTTATCATTGAgcgcgaggaggagatcCGCAATATCGAACAGGGTGTCGGCGACTTGAATGTGCTCTTCCGACAGGTCGCGCAGATCGTCAACGAGCAGGGCGAGCAGCTTGGATCCATTGCGGATAACGTGGAGAATATCCGCGACGATACGCGACAGGCTGACGTCGAGAACCGACAAGCCGCGCGTTATCAGAAGGCAGCTCGCAACAAGAGCTGCTGCCTGCTGCTGATCCTGGCAGTTATCATGACGATTGTTATTCTGGCCATTGTCCTTGACTAG
- a CDS encoding Defect at low temperature protein 1, with the protein MASPQSHRRLVASIIYRTLYFLLYVILLGLLIATPVDAIQRSFRNRQLYNIWILIAAYVFTILVVTFVFFTRLYINKTELDSIPKGWVPIEKGDLRSAVYKVVHLGLGRSASIAFESRPRLQTDDIPDDETVETRVKLGFDGPSGPAEELVVTIPRRRPVWGDIEHYGWASPNAPDLPNLEYSTVFSELPNLIEGKALTLAPPDPTSQANPPLLDADAVALLQRTANMSLRDYMVHLAELGVLEMDANTTKFLTHYEYARFSTRPISNAQFKELMHLFAEILRGMEPFDPDILDGGQEEEDEDTSSPSSAGGDDMASDPGTPRSNLTISEVASISSSTRRARRQPSTNTWNVYRTAPNSMRSGISGPGPISRKSSSNSLAMSRRHYPLSQPSTSSLRSKSSNSSGSVIRLATRRDSTDLPYVLTLRDTTGSY; encoded by the coding sequence ATGGCGTCTCCCCAGTCTCACCGACGCCTTGTGGCCTCCATCATATATCGCACCCTCTACTTTCTTCTCTATGTCATACTCCTCGGCCTGCTGATAGCTACTCCCGTCGATGCTATCCAGCGCTCCTTCAGGAATCGCCAACTCTACAACATCTGGATCCTGATCGCCGCATACGTCTTcaccatcctcgtcgtcacctTTGTCTTCTTCACCCGCCTCTACATCAATAAGACCGAGTTAGACTCAATACCGAAGGGATGGGTTCCGATAGAAAAGGGCGATCTTCGCTCCGCCGTTTACAAAGTGGTTCACCTGGGTCTCGGCCGCAGCGCTTCAATCGCATTTGAATCTCGACCCCGACTTCAAACCGACGACATCCCCGACGACGAGACTGTCGAGACGAGGGTGAAGTTGGGATTTGATGGACCTTCAGGACCTGCAGAGGAGCTGGTGGTTACGATTCCTCGTCGACGACCTGTCTGGGGAGATATTGAGCACTATGGCTGGGCATCACCAAACGCGCCCGACTTGCCAAATCTGGAATACTCGACCGTCTTCTCGGAGCTCCCCAATCTCATCGAAGGCAAGGCGCTGACTTTGGCTCCTCCCGACCCGACATCTCAGGCGAACCCACCCTTGCTCGATGCAGATGCAGTTGCGCTCTTACAGCGAACAGCCAACATGAGCTTACGCGACTACATGGTGCATCTTGCGGAGCTCGGGGTACTCGAGATGGACGCAAACACTACCAAATTTCTCACACACTACGAATACGCACGCTTCTCTACCAGACCCATCTCCAATGCTCAGTTTAAGGAGCTCATGCACCTCTTTGCCGAGATCCTGCGCGGGATGGAGCCTTTTGACCCGGATATTCTCGACGGCggccaagaggaggaggatgaggacacTTCATCTCCGTCTAGTGCCGGCGGTGACGATATGGCTTCAGATCCTGGCACCCCTCGCAGCAACTTGACTATTTCGGAGGTGGCAAGCATTAGCAGCTCAACCCGACGAGCCAGACGACAGCCATCCACGAATACTTGGAATGTCTATCGCACCGCCCCCAACAGCATGAGGAGCGGAATCTCAGGGCCAGGACCCATATCTCGAAAatccagcagcaacagccttgCTATGAGTCGGCGTCACTACCCCCTGAGCCAAccatcaacctcgagccTCCGATCCAAGTCGTCTAATAGCTCAGGTTCGGTGATCCGCCTGGCTACGCGACGCGACTCTACAGACCTGCCATACGTTCTCACTCTAAGAGACACGACGGGCAGTTATTAA
- a CDS encoding Mcl1-mid domain-containing protein, whose product MDSTIAPKPRPRPAHTQGITRCAYTPDGSRLVTVGSNNTIRLYKTGSDGEPVNVDDCPEQNLAVAVGDTFFVVGSEDGTVSLYSLDTGSYERFLVRTSMPIRDVALTPDHQWCAVASDELTVKIVNTKDITQVKHLREHGRAVRHVSFDPHGRLIALSGTDGIIYVYSLTAEEPELIRKVDGIIASLDGDSEASTQVAWHPDGRALAVPTPVKDIQIISKNDWEKQRTFANGHLADITALAWSPNGSMLASASKDGKLLIWETKTQGVIARYDYSNVIDLAWHPTKNLISFTTTDGEVYIYPDFLTDQFSPLLKLDTQPAPFIHDPLAEISANRRPPPPNGHKHQGLPSRPRRDSLGSLDSFLDGPDGYDDDFVVDDDGAGYTAGVGHKRGRDDDEAFGLSNKRRHMLEPQYHEAFQPGATPWRGNRKYLCLNLIGFVWTVDQDSHHTVTVEFYDHEFHRDFHFTDTFLYDKACLTEHGTLFSCPPKDDAPATIFYRPHETWTQRSDWRTELPQGEAVTAMSLSESFITVTTSANYVRVFTLFGMPYRVYRPKSTPMVTCASWRDYVLTMGNGPMGADGNTRLLYTIENVKRDEICQNEDTVALPEGATLKSVFFSDNGDPCIYDSTGTLLTLLHWRQPSRACWVPLLDTKLLARLASGRKNETYFPIAVADNKFHCIILKGGDQYPYFPRPLLSEFDFSIPIASAPKAPKRQSRGGDEDLTMGDDDAEKNKDGEDDDDSSETRKLEQQFMLHGVQAAQLRDLVESTSGSHTQRSQLSRLELEIDKTLLQLLAVECREGEDRGMRALEMVQLMRDRTGRMMEAAGKVAERYGRTILGEKIRELGEKRVGGFDDDDF is encoded by the exons atggattCAACAATCGCCCCCaaacctcggcctcggcccgCCCATACTCAGGGAATCACTCGATGCGCGTATACCCCTGATGGTAGTCGTCTCGTCACCGTCGGCTCCAACAATACCATCCGCCTTTACAAGACGGGCTCGGATGGAGAACCCGTCAATGTCGACGATTGTCCAGAACAGAACTTGGCTGTCGCCGTTGGCGATACTTTCTTCGTCGTCGGTTCAGAAGATGGTACCGTCAGTCTATACTCGCTCGACACGGGCTCCTACGAGCGCTTCCTCGTCCGCACTTCGATGCCCATCCGCGACGTCGCCTTGACTCCTGACCATCAATGGTGCGCCGTTGCGAGCGACGAGTTGACCGTCAAGATTGTGAACACAAAGGACATTACTCAGGTCAAACACCTACGCGAGCATGGTCGGGCTGTGCGGCACGTTAGCTTCGATCCTCACGGACGGTTGATCGCGCTGTCGGGTACGGATGGCATCATCTACGTCTACTCTCTTACGGCTGAGGAGCCTGAGCTGATTCGAAAGGTGGACGGTATCATTGCTTCGCTGGATGGGGATAGCGAGGCTTCCACACAGGTCGCCTGGCATCCGGACGGTCGGGCGTTGGCTGTGCCAACCCCGGTGAAGGATATCCAGATCATCTCCAAGAACGACTGGGAGAAGCAACGAACATTCGCCAATGGACATTTGGCCGATATCACAGCGCTCGCATGGTCGCCTAATGGCTCTATGCTGGCGTCGGCGAGCAAGGATGGAAAGCTGTTGATCTGGGAGACCAAGACACAAGGTGTGATTGCACGATACGACTACTCCAATGTCATTGACCTTGCGTGGCATCCGACCAAGAACCTCATCTCGTTTACGACGACAGATGGCGAGGTTTATATCTACCCTGACTTCCTGACAGACCAGTTTTCGCCTCTACTCAAGCTGGATACACAACCCGCACCCTTCATCCACGATCCCCTGGCCGAGATCTCTGCAAACCGACGCCCCCCTCCTCCCAATGGTCACAAGCACCAGGGGCTCCCTTCACGGCCTCGGCGAGACTCTCTGGGGAGCCTTGACTCATTCCTTGATGGCCCAGATGGATACGATGACGACTTTgtggtcgacgacgatggtgcTGGATACACTGCCGGAGTCGGTCACAAGCGAGGCcgagacgacgatgaagcctTTGGCCTCTCAAATAAGCGTCGACATATGCTGGAGCCTCAATATCACGAGGCTTTCCAGCCAGGTGCAACTCCATGGCGAGGCAACCGCAAGTATCTCTgcctcaacctcatcggCTTTGTCTGGACAGTCGATCAAGACTCGCACCATACCGTCACGGTTGAGTTCTACGACCACGAATTCCATCGAGACTTTCACTTTACCGACACATTCCTCTATGACAAGGCGTGCCTTACTGAACACGGCACCCTCTTCTCCTGTCCACCCAAGGATGACGCCCCTGCGACCATCTTCTACCGTCCCCACGAGACATGGACTCAACGCTCTGACTGGCGCACTGAACTGCCCCAAGGTGAGGCTGTGACAGCAATGTCCTTGAGCGAGTCCTTCATCACCGTCACTACAAGCGCCAACTATGTGCGCGTCTTCACTCTCTTCGGTATGCCGTATCGCGTATACCGACCGAAGAGCACGCCCATGGTGACGTGTGCCAGCTGGAGAGACTATGTCTTGACTATGGGCAACGGCCCCATGGGTGCGGATGGAAACACTCGCCTCTTGTACACAATCGAGAATGTCAAGCGGGACGAAATCTGTCAGAACGAAGATACAGTGGCTCTACCTGAGGGTGCGACACTCAAGAGTGTCTTCTTTTCGGACAATGGT GATCCCTGTATCTACGATTCAACTGGAACTCTCCTCACACTGCTACACTGGAGACAGCCCTCGAGAGCATGCTGGGTTCCTCTTCTCGACACCAAGCTCCTCGCTCGACTGGCATCTGGCCGCAAGAACGAGACATATTTCCCTATTGCTGTGGCAGACAACAAGTTTCACTGTATCATCCTCAAGGGCGGCGACCAATACCCCTACTTCCCCCGTCCCCTCCTGTCTGAGTTTGACTTTTCCATCCCCATCGCCTCGGCACCCAAGGCCCCCAAGCGCCAGAGCCGTGGAGGTGATGAGGATCTCACGAtgggcgatgacgatgcggagaagaacaaggatggtgaagatgatgacgactcGTCAGAGACCCGTAAGCTTGAGCAGCAGTTCATGCTCCACGGCGTCCAGGCCGCTCAGCTTCGTGACCTTGTGGAATCCACATCTGGCAGCCACACGCAGCGCTCGCAACTCTCGcggcttgagcttgagattGACAAGACGCTGCTGCAGCTCCTGGCGGTTGAATGCCGTGAGGGCGAGGATAGGGGTATGCGTGCCCTTGAGATGGTCCAGCTGATGCGTGACCGCACCGGCCGCATGATGGAGGCCGCTGGCAAGGTCGCCGAGCGGTATGGAAGGACCATCCTTGGCGAGAAGATTAGGGAGttgggggagaagagggttGGTGGgtttgacgatgatgatttCTAA